From the genome of Rhododendron vialii isolate Sample 1 chromosome 10a, ASM3025357v1:
CCACCCAGTATCCAAacgaaaagaagagagagagagagagagagagagagagagagactaaatCTACCAAAACAACGCAAAAAGACATTCCAGTAGGTTCCTCCACCCAGTATTCAAAGGAAAAGAAGTGTCAACCTCCATATACACCAAAACTTctgtgatgctcccaagtggtatgggagcatcatcCTCCCATTGAATTACAaccattggattgaaaatagataaacCTCAGCCCTTGGATtgaaaccaaaaactaaaaccTGGGtggttttgttgaaaatgtgatggttttgaccaaaaaaacggAGAATTACTTACCACAGAATAGGCAATTTATACCATTTACTAAGGCAATACTTACCATTGTATAAAGTAACACTTACCACACAAACAGGCAACGCTTACTACAACCGGTTGGTCAAGTAACAAGTTGccattaagtaaaaaaaaaaaaaaggtatctgattttttggagaaaaaatttgcagattttagggatttaaatattagaagaattatctaaaaaatataaaatttttaattttaattggttatgaaaatataaaaatttgaaaaatattttccataatttccaaatgacattataaatgtatttaattgattaatttttaaataatccTTTATTATAGATATTAGAAGGTATCTGAGTTAAATAACTTAGttttaaatattatggaaaaaacaagatatttattaatattttgatagcttacaaatatagttaatatatattataaaatgaCGCCACAAGTTGATTATTACAACAACATTGTacgataaatatatttttgtttaatagTGATTGCATAATTTTGTAGAATTCTCTAGTATTTAATGAAATTCGGCCATTCAAATTCATTAATATAGTTTATAGTGATCAATATGATATATTTTAcaaatctaacaactaataGTGTTGATACTAATATATTTGGCAGCGATCAATCAACGAGAattgattcatttgtaattgattgATCTGGTTATATGTTCAGCCAATTGGCAGATGTGGTAGTTAATAATGATGTTGAATGATAGtgattagtgaaaattaataTATAGCCCACCTGAAaaccaaaattacttttttagaGATGGCATCTGGTTCGGCCTCCATTACTGATTAATGTGACTAGGAAAAACTTTAACTTCAGGCAAGAGCGTAGTAGAAAAgattaaacaaataaaatgaaGAGGAAAACTTTGAGCAGGAAACTCGGATCCTGGTTGATTAAACTTGAGAAGGGTCTTTTAAAAGCCCACGGCCAATgtacaagaagaacaaagaaatttaCAGAagtttctcaaaagaaaataagtgaaCTAAAGCACTCTATTGAAACTTTCAAAGCTTTAGTAGAACTCGTTATTGTTACCTGCCAAGTTCTCTTTTCTTCTACAAAGACAACTCGTCTGAATTCCCAGATTTTTATAAGTACTGttattgaaatggtaagaatttccagattttagtaagcacaccctgtataaatggtaagtaatgctATGGAAATGAGAAGAGCACCCAGATTTTTTTAAGTACTGTTATTGAAATGATAAGAATTCCCAGATTTTAGTAAGCACACCCtgtataaatggtaagtaatgctatgaaaatgagaagcatgctcaaattttttgtaattaCGGTTATTGAGAGCATAACAATCTGTTCATGGCACACCAAACAATCTGGTACAAAAGTGACATGGGTAGCAGACATAACCAAATACATAGCTTAAACCAAAGCAAATACATAGCTTAAACCAAAGCAAATACATAGCTTAAACCAACCATAGCAGCCAGCAACAGTTCAATGGCAAACAACAGTCATAACAGAACAGAAGGCAGCCGTAGGAGCAAAGCAGCAAGCAGCACAACACTTGGACAGCAGCAGCAGTTCAATAGCAAAACAGCCATCCAACAGATTACCCAACACCTGCTGCAGAAGAAATAGCAGCAGCAACAGAAAACTGTCCAAAATATATCACCATTACAACGAGCTGTTACCATTACAACGAGTTGTTACCATTACAATAGCAGCAAACAATAGAATGATCTAAATTGAAGGCATTATTTGCCATATCAAGTTTACAACAAAAGCCACAAAGGCACCTCACATTCATCAAGTTTACAACATGATTGAAATCAAGTTTACAACAAAAGCCACAAAGGCGCCGTGGTATCAAATTATCCTACTAGTGTTGCGGTATTTTTCTTGAGCCTTTCGGATGACTTCATTCCTGATTACGTTCTCCCCACAAAGGATCAAGTCCAAAATCAAGTTGTTCCTACCATCTTCAGAAGTGAATCTCAACTACATTTAACAAAATAACCAAATATTAGAAATAATGAGTGGTCCAAACGAATTGTAACTTGTGGCCATTAAAGATACTCAAAGTCTCAAAAAGACATACAAGAAATATATCCATCCATTACAAGGATGCTTTGGAACAGCATTACGGTCTTCTTTAACCATTTTCAACTCCTAAAACAAATAGACctgttaaataaaaaattgatagttAGTTTGTGAAAAACAAGGTTGAATACATATGTACAATGCTTTCAATATTACCCCATGGTCCCCATCCCAATGGAGGGGCAATTAACAAAACCATGATGGCAAATTTACCATGATCATAAAAGCAAATTAATAGCCATGTCAATCATTAAACCTATCAATTACCGAGAAATTAACGTGAAACTACCCAATATCTTCAACATTTTGTCCCATGGCCTTCGGTAGAGAAAATTTCCCAATCTAAATGATCTATGGTCTGCTCCATTAGTCATTGGACTTCATAAAAGTTCCACAGCACGCAAACAgcctacccaaaaaaaaaaaaaaaaaccctcattcTCTACTCCTTACCCCCCACATATAAAAACGGCCATTTCTTTGACGTGTGTAAAAATGGGCTTTGATTAGTATGTCacacaaagagaaaaaaacatttttgtaATTCAAAATTGGCGTAACTATGCATTGACCATTTTTGTAATGCATGAATGATTTAATTAAAATTTCAGTTGATAATATCTACCACATTCGATTTTATTTTAAGGGCCGGCACACAGTTTTAAATTCCTAGGCGAATTTCCAATGCGAGGTGGTTTAGTCGATAATATCTACAACTGATGGGGCCATCGATTCTCAAACTTGTGCATTGACTAATTAACTATGATAAGATGCACAATCAACATGACCCACAATTGTATATTCTTATGATGATGATAGTGATTGGTGCATATTAGAATTTGGACATTGCAGAGAGGAAAACACTCCTGTTGGCCAAATTAAAACACCAAAACAAGTGATCAAACTTGGGAGACCCTCATGTCTGCCATTATCTCCACATCGTTCTCTTTACATTATTCAATCACTATCTACagagcaaaccaaaaaacaCTCCTGAGGTACAATgattaaagaaaacaaaatcctCAACCCAGGTCAAACAAACTAAACAATTGAAATTTTCAATTACAAACTATAATGAAACGTGTCGAAACTTGAGCCAATCATGTACAGATCTAgtttttcaactaaaataatacAAATCAGTTCATAGGAGAACCCACAAATCCATGttaaaacaaaacaagccaACAAACCCATGTCAAAgcttagcaacaaaaaaaaaaatattgtcaaAAGAAAATGAGTCTGTTCCAGAGAACCCACAAAACCCTAAGTGAAGGGGTGTTTGTGTATTGTAGTGGTGGCTGTGTgtttgagagagtgagagagagaaatacctCGCACAATGGAGAGGGCTTTTCGTTGTGACTGACTGTTGAGGACGAGAGAGGGCTCGTCGTTGTTTGTTTAGGGGTTATGGAGGTATAGAGGTGGAAGAGTGGTGAGGGTTTCCGTTGACTGTGCagaagggagagagatagaggcgTTTAGAGCTGTGGAGGTGGAGGCGTCCGGCTATGGAGGCGTCGGAGAGGTAGACGACGAGAGAGCGGCGATTAGGGCTCAAAAATTTTACCTGTGATGCgtaccttttttgtttcttttactcGGATGTATTGGATGCAACCGAAATAGAAGGTGCTGAgataaagagaggagagagatgaattgCATTCAGGGATTTAATGAATGGCCAGGATTAAAACAATCACATCCTACGGTCCAAGTTTGATGGGAATATCATGCTCCCAAAACCAGCGGTTTTTTATGGGAGCATCACAGCCTTTGCCCCATATACACAcgtaaacagagagagagagagagagagagagagagagagagagagagagagagagagagagagagtaaatctACCAAAACAACGCAAACAGACATTCCAGTAGGTTCCTCCACCCAGTATCCAAAGGAAAAGAAGTGTCAACCTCCATATACACACATAAAAATGTAAATCCACAAACAAACTGATTCTACATTTCCGGCCCTTTATAAACAAGCCAATCGCGAATCGCATAGTACATGTAATCGAATAGCAACAACTTTGTGTCTATCACTACGAGGGCCAACACAATAATAACGAGGAACATGAAGAATATCAAAAAAGTGGCCAAGAAGGGTCCTAACTCACCCTCAAGAATATAGCCTTGCCCAAACGAGGTAGCGGAGAAGCCCGCGGAGAGGATAATCGTGATAGTAGAAACAATGGTTTTGACCGGTACCGCCATGTGGAAATCGCTGGTGTCAAACCGTGATAGCTGGATTAACATCAGAGTCGCTAGGGTGAGGAAAGCGAAGAAAAGAGCTAGCCCTATGAATGCCATGAAGAACTGCACTTCTTGCCTGTTGCTTTTGAGAAGCATGGGTATGCCTGTGTTTTGATCAAAGCCTTCGGGCAGGGTAAAAAGGGCTGCGAAAGGCAGGGTAAAAAGGGCTGCGAAATTGATTGTGCCAATGAGAATGGCCACTACTATCAAGTTGTTACTCACGTGCTTGGCTGCATTCTCGGCTTGTTCTCGTAGAGCTGAGTGATTTTCTACGAATAGCTCGTCTGCAGACTTTCCATCAAAGTTACGAAGGTGCCATAAGTGTGGATAAGAATCATGCTTCACACGCTGTGGGATAAGAAAAAGTCATCAATCACGTGAGTTTAGTGTAAGCAATTATAGAATTGAGAATTCACACACACGAAACTCTCAATAAACCAAAGGCAAATCAACCGTTTGAATTGGAAAATATGTTAACAGAACTAATGACAAAAACTAAAGGAAGCGAAAGAAACTAGCATGTAATACAATGAGAGGCACAATAACTGAGTGTCTTAAAACTACACCCTCCGTGCAAGTTATGACAATTGAATACATCTCTAAGATTcaaccaaccaaacaaacacaCGGACATCTGATCTGCCTGCATGATCTTTGCAATATGAAACATTTGCCCAAAGAAACAATGGTTGATTTAGATGTGAGAGACTAAGTATTTGGAATGATGCGAGGTGTAGAGGTGACAAATTTCCTCAGAACAATGCAGCAATCGGACATCCGTCATCAAAACTGATCAAAGAGTGGTACAGTATCGGAACAAACCATCTCTTCAAGATGGCAGTCGATTACGTTGAAGACATACCCGGCGGAGCTATCCCTGGCCTTCTCGATATGCTTGATAGGTGCAGTACAAACCCTACTTTTATTGAACACGACGAAGCTTTCCTAAAAGTTGCATCCTCCGGTAACTAATGTTTTAAGGacgtattttttttgaaaagtaatgCTCCATCCGTTCCTATTTGACGGTCCATCTTTCCCTTTTAGGGTGTTCCAAAATGAATGTTCAATTTAGAAAGTCAACATAAAAATGGATCATGTTTTCCCTTTTTGCCCTtcttattcaaaattcaattaaGGGATCAATTGATGCTTCTGGATACTTTTTGAATTGGACTGGAATATGGATTCCTTTGTCAGGAAATTCTGCCCACTTTTACCGCCAATTGGTAATTATTTACAGAACATTTACCTCTAACTTGGTGCCAATGAGTTTACAACCTAAATTTTGAAAGTGGTGagttttccaacaaaaaattatttcattgATTTTGACGGGCAAAGAAGGAAAGTTCAAGTTATATCCCCTAATTATGAAGCCTCCAAAAAAAGTTGGATTCCCAAAGCGGGACTCACAAataggaatggagggagtacatataattttaaaaaggaCACAAAGGGAATGCCAACCAATTACGAAATAAAAGGCCATAGACAAAAAAGACACGATACAGAATCATAAGTATTAAGACATGGTTGTTAAAATCTTACGATACGGGATACATATCCTAAGATtcatattggctccttccacaAACGATACATATCCCACCCtgtatcctttttgtatagaaatcctACAATACGATGATGTATCTTACGATATAATAGCATATCCCGATTCGGAACGTATCCTACGATTTCTTGTTGAGAAGAAATCATAACATATTTTAAGAATTGGAACACAAACCTAATTATGGCGGTATCCAATGTTTTGATCCTGTATTGCACGACTCAGGCACGAGAAAGCCTCATTATGACAGACCCTACTTGGGAGACTTGAAGTTTTCCATCCTAAAAGCCTATTTTTCATACATTACACTTATTTTCATATATCCAACAGATTTTTATATTATAATtaagtataaatattattttatattatattatatttattttcGTTAACATATTTTACGATACACGATACATATTCCGATCCATGATACGTATCccaatttgaaaatatttctaTGAAGTCCAAAAATTGTTGTCCAATGACATTGCAGGGGTCATGACTATAGGAGGGGTCACCCATGGCATGCCAAACCAGGAGAGAATTGATGTCCAATGACGTAGTTATCATTCATCAACTAAATATAGCAACCAAAAAATTTATAGactcatttgacaaaagaacgAAACAATTAAACAAGTGGACCCCATTGGAAAAAAATCACATGCTCAAACATATTCAAGGTAACGCAAAACCATCATAAGTTCCAAAGATGGCTTCAAGAGGGTATACAAAGCTTGTTATTCGAAAACCAAGAGCAGTAACAAATTTATAGGAAGCTTGTGAGTGTAAAACCAAGAACAGTGACAGATTTGGTACCTTAAACCAAAGGACATGATCCCAACTCATCTGGATGACTACTTCAACACTTCCCTGCTTTCCCCCCACATGAAAATCAGTGTTTCCTTGACGGCCATGAACATTTGGTATCAATTCATCCATGACTCCAGGAGaccgaggaggaggagattgAGGTGGTCTTTTTTCTGAACATGTTGCCATATGCATGACTGTGTTCCCTCGGAAATCAACATCTGCCAACATCCTATCCTTGTATGCAACGGAACACATCAAGTAGTCATTAAGAAATCTATGCTTTTGCTCCACCGATATATGTAATATATTCCTTCCATTTTCATCAAAGGAATCTGCAGCCTCAGGGTACTTTTTTAGTATTGCCATCACCAACTCAAGAATTCCACGCTTTGTTGCTTGAATTAGTGGGTCAGGCGCTCTTGGTGATGATAATGTTTCAATTGAGCTGGCTCCAGAATCTGTGCTTTGAAAGTAAATG
Proteins encoded in this window:
- the LOC131304443 gene encoding uncharacterized protein LOC131304443 isoform X1 yields the protein MNNVFVKNFGGDLAVDIVESYPDLACKQDEKGMTPLNFFVTKASSFRSRSSYVFYDLSRTAFIPWQIVEAIIYSFIPPMYVEATSESHAANNEEAPRDNRVGISKLERSFFAKKILGCWLFKNIDDAKQKHTLALLLANRLIEKEDWSRYIYFQSTDSGASSIETLSSPRAPDPLIQATKRGILELVMAILKKYPEAADSFDENGRNILHISVEQKHRFLNDYLMCSVAYKDRMLADVDFRGNTVMHMATCSEKRPPQSPPPRSPGVMDELIPNVHGRQGNTDFHVGGKQGSVEVVIQMSWDHVLWFKRVKHDSYPHLWHLRNFDGKSADELFVENHSALREQAENAAKHVSNNLIVVAILIGTINFAALFTLPFAALFTLPEGFDQNTGIPMLLKSNRQEVQFFMAFIGLALFFAFLTLATLMLIQLSRFDTSDFHMAVPVKTIVSTITIILSAGFSATSFGQGYILEGELGPFLATFLIFFMFLVIIVLALVVIDTKLLLFDYMYYAIRDWLVYKGPEM
- the LOC131304443 gene encoding uncharacterized protein LOC131304443 isoform X2, whose product is MTPLNFFVTKASSFRSRSSYVFYDLSRTAFIPWQIVEAIIYSFIPPMYVEATSESHAANNEEAPRDNRVGISKLERSFFAKKILGCWLFKNIDDAKQKHTLALLLANRLIEKEDWSRYIYFQSTDSGASSIETLSSPRAPDPLIQATKRGILELVMAILKKYPEAADSFDENGRNILHISVEQKHRFLNDYLMCSVAYKDRMLADVDFRGNTVMHMATCSEKRPPQSPPPRSPGVMDELIPNVHGRQGNTDFHVGGKQGSVEVVIQMSWDHVLWFKRVKHDSYPHLWHLRNFDGKSADELFVENHSALREQAENAAKHVSNNLIVVAILIGTINFAALFTLPFAALFTLPEGFDQNTGIPMLLKSNRQEVQFFMAFIGLALFFAFLTLATLMLIQLSRFDTSDFHMAVPVKTIVSTITIILSAGFSATSFGQGYILEGELGPFLATFLIFFMFLVIIVLALVVIDTKLLLFDYMYYAIRDWLVYKGPEM